The following are encoded together in the Streptomyces flavofungini genome:
- a CDS encoding amidase yields MGKRSIASLIAVIAAGALVAGTPNPPAQAAAPDAEGPESTGSSRADAADSADVADRYLDTVTIPQLQARMADGSLTSSALTRAYLRRIKTVDPKIHAVLRTNPKALAQAAASDARHRNGRALGPLDGIPVLLKDNVDTRDMPTTAGSLALAGSPPGGDAALVTRLKDAGAVVLGKTNLSEWANFRAAKPTSGWSAVGGQTHNPFVLDRNPCGSSSGSAAALAASLSQVAIGTETDGSIVCPAGMNGVVGHKPSLGLVSRRGVVPISAEQDTAGPMARNVVDTALTLSVLSGGGAPRLGSALGPLSDGGALHGELRGKRIGLWRLPSLGPEVDAVMTRTVRKLRAAGAEVVEVTPPYQARIAELEFPALLSEFHRDIDAYLGTRKGPRDLAALIEFNRTHPGEQTCFAGQELFEQALAAPPTTDPKYRAMRAELKDLAGRSLDETMAAHDLDAIAAPTNPPAWTTDCGRGDNDIIPSSTPAAVAGYPSLSVPAGQVKELPVGLLLMAGDRQDAELLSLGAAVERRLNAWRAPRYLPTLGR; encoded by the coding sequence ATGGGGAAGAGGAGCATTGCGTCACTGATCGCCGTCATCGCTGCGGGAGCCCTTGTGGCGGGGACGCCGAACCCACCCGCGCAGGCGGCCGCGCCGGACGCCGAGGGACCGGAGTCCACCGGCTCGTCCCGGGCGGACGCCGCCGACTCCGCCGACGTAGCCGACCGCTACCTGGACACGGTGACGATCCCTCAGCTGCAGGCACGCATGGCGGACGGATCGCTCACCTCGTCCGCGCTCACCCGTGCCTACCTGCGGCGGATCAAGACCGTCGACCCCAAGATCCACGCGGTCCTGCGCACCAACCCGAAGGCACTGGCGCAGGCGGCCGCCAGCGACGCCCGGCACAGGAACGGCCGCGCCCTCGGCCCGCTCGACGGCATCCCCGTGCTCCTCAAGGACAACGTGGACACCCGCGACATGCCGACGACCGCCGGGTCCCTCGCCCTGGCCGGGAGCCCGCCCGGCGGCGACGCCGCCCTCGTGACCCGGCTGAAGGACGCGGGCGCGGTCGTCCTGGGCAAGACCAACCTGTCCGAATGGGCCAACTTCCGGGCGGCGAAGCCCACGTCGGGGTGGTCGGCGGTCGGCGGCCAGACCCACAACCCCTTCGTGCTCGACCGCAACCCCTGCGGCTCGTCCTCCGGGTCGGCCGCCGCGCTCGCCGCCTCGCTGTCGCAGGTGGCCATCGGCACCGAGACGGACGGCTCCATCGTGTGCCCGGCGGGGATGAACGGCGTGGTCGGCCACAAGCCGAGCCTCGGCCTGGTGAGCCGGCGCGGCGTCGTGCCGATCTCCGCCGAGCAGGACACCGCGGGCCCCATGGCGCGCAACGTGGTCGACACCGCGCTCACCCTGTCGGTGCTCTCCGGCGGCGGCGCGCCCCGCCTCGGCAGCGCCCTCGGCCCGCTGAGTGACGGCGGGGCGCTCCACGGCGAGCTGCGCGGCAAGCGCATCGGACTGTGGCGGCTGCCTTCACTCGGCCCCGAGGTCGACGCCGTGATGACCCGGACCGTACGGAAGCTGCGCGCCGCCGGAGCCGAAGTCGTCGAGGTGACGCCCCCGTACCAGGCGCGGATCGCCGAACTCGAGTTCCCCGCGCTCCTCAGCGAGTTCCACCGGGACATCGACGCCTACCTCGGCACCCGCAAGGGCCCCCGCGACCTCGCCGCGCTCATCGAGTTCAACCGCACCCACCCCGGGGAGCAGACCTGCTTCGCCGGACAGGAACTCTTCGAGCAGGCCCTCGCGGCGCCGCCCACCACCGACCCGAAGTACCGCGCCATGCGCGCCGAGTTGAAGGACCTCGCCGGACGCTCCCTGGACGAGACCATGGCCGCCCATGACCTCGACGCCATCGCCGCGCCCACCAACCCGCCCGCCTGGACGACGGACTGCGGCCGGGGCGACAACGACATCATCCCGTCCTCCACGCCCGCGGCCGTCGCCGGATACCCGTCGCTTTCGGTCCCCGCGGGCCAGGTGAAGGAGCTGCCGGTCGGCCTGCTCCTGATGGCCGGCGACCGCCAGGACGCCGAACTGCTCTCGCTCGGGGCGGCGGTGGAGCGCCGCCTGAACGCCTGGCGGGCACCCCGGTACCTGCCGACGCTGGGTCGCTGA
- a CDS encoding thymidylate synthase, whose protein sequence is MADTQYEDLLKSVLTSGTAKADRTGTGTRSVFGHQLRYDLSQGFPLVTTKKVHLKSIVYELLWFLRGDSNVGWLQEHGVSIWDEWADKDGELGPVYGAQWRSWPAPDGRHIDQISEVLDTLRRDPDSRRMIVSAWNVAELDKMALAPCHAFFQFYVADGKLSCQLYQRSADLFLGVPFNIASYALLTHMVAQQVDLEPGDFIWTGGDCHIYDNHVEQVTEQLSRAPFAFPELRLRRADSLFEYAYSDVEVVGYQHHPAIKAPVAV, encoded by the coding sequence GTGGCGGACACCCAGTACGAAGACCTGTTGAAGTCGGTGCTCACCTCCGGGACGGCCAAGGCCGACCGGACGGGCACCGGTACCCGAAGTGTCTTCGGACACCAGTTGCGCTATGACCTCTCACAGGGGTTTCCGCTGGTCACCACGAAGAAGGTGCACCTCAAGTCGATCGTGTACGAGCTGCTGTGGTTCCTGCGCGGCGACTCGAACGTGGGCTGGCTGCAGGAGCACGGCGTCTCCATCTGGGACGAGTGGGCCGACAAGGACGGCGAGCTCGGTCCGGTCTACGGCGCCCAGTGGCGCTCCTGGCCCGCTCCGGACGGCCGCCACATCGACCAGATCAGCGAGGTCCTCGACACGCTGCGCCGGGACCCGGACTCCCGCCGGATGATCGTCTCCGCCTGGAACGTCGCCGAGCTCGACAAAATGGCGCTCGCCCCCTGCCACGCCTTCTTCCAGTTCTACGTCGCCGACGGCAAGCTCTCCTGCCAGCTGTACCAGCGCAGCGCGGACCTGTTCCTCGGCGTCCCGTTCAACATCGCCAGCTACGCCCTGCTCACGCACATGGTGGCGCAGCAGGTCGATCTCGAGCCGGGCGACTTCATCTGGACCGGCGGCGACTGCCACATCTACGACAACCACGTCGAGCAGGTGACCGAGCAGCTCTCGCGCGCCCCGTTCGCGTTCCCCGAGCTGCGGCTGCGCCGAGCGGACTCGCTCTTCGAGTACGCCTACTCCGACGTGGAAGTGGTCGGCTACCAGCACCACCCCGCGATCAAGGCCCCGGTCGCCGTATGA
- a CDS encoding dihydrofolate reductase, with translation MNVGLIWAQSLDGVIGADNGIPWRLPEDMAHFKATTLGHPVVMGRRTWDSLPPRFRPLPGRRNVVVTRDPLWAAEGAERAGSIAEALQRAAEPSASAAPASVWVIGGGEIYRAALEHATTLSVTEVDATVAGDTYAPALAPEWKVTEDKGWQTSTSGLRYRIRRYTR, from the coding sequence ATGAACGTCGGGCTCATCTGGGCGCAGTCCCTGGACGGCGTGATCGGCGCGGACAACGGCATTCCGTGGCGGCTGCCCGAGGACATGGCGCACTTCAAGGCCACCACCCTCGGCCATCCCGTGGTGATGGGCCGCAGGACCTGGGACTCGCTGCCCCCGCGGTTCCGTCCCCTGCCCGGCAGGCGCAACGTGGTGGTGACGCGCGATCCGCTCTGGGCCGCCGAAGGCGCGGAGCGTGCCGGGTCCATCGCGGAGGCCCTGCAGCGCGCGGCCGAGCCGTCGGCGTCGGCCGCCCCCGCCTCGGTGTGGGTGATCGGCGGCGGCGAGATCTACCGGGCGGCCCTGGAGCACGCCACGACGCTCTCGGTGACCGAGGTGGACGCGACGGTGGCGGGCGACACCTACGCCCCGGCCCTGGCCCCGGAGTGGAAAGTCACCGAGGACAAAGGCTGGCAGACCTCCACATCCGGGCTGCGCTACCGCATCCGCAGATATACCCGGTAA
- a CDS encoding PadR family transcriptional regulator codes for MDDLTEMLKGTLEGCVLEIISGEETYGYAITRRLNELGFTDVVEGTVYTILLRLERNGLVEVTKKPSGMGPPRKFYALNDAGREELGRFWVKWQYLSSRIDKLKEGGR; via the coding sequence ATGGACGACCTGACGGAGATGTTGAAGGGCACGCTCGAAGGCTGCGTGCTCGAAATCATCAGCGGCGAGGAGACCTACGGGTACGCCATCACGCGTCGGCTGAACGAACTCGGCTTCACCGACGTCGTCGAGGGGACCGTCTACACCATCCTGCTGCGCCTGGAGAGGAACGGGCTCGTCGAGGTGACGAAGAAGCCGTCCGGAATGGGGCCGCCGCGCAAGTTCTACGCGCTCAACGACGCGGGCCGCGAAGAACTCGGCAGGTTCTGGGTGAAGTGGCAGTACCTCTCCTCACGAATCGACAAGCTCAAGGAGGGCGGGCGATGA
- a CDS encoding family 2 encapsulin nanocompartment cargo protein terpene cyclase — protein MRATRRGGPIPGLHHRPAVPAEPGKVAEVDRRLEAWAHEHDLFPAAWKGDFAGFQFGRAVVLQHPGAVDVERLTAAGKLLLAENLVDSCYCEAEEGRGGTPRGLGGRLVLAQAAIDPFHGAPEVEAQWRRGIQADGPLRSYHQAMKDFAAFATPSQSDRFVHDIARLHLGYLGEAAWAETRYVPKVWEYLVMRQFNNFRPCLSIVDAVDGYELPEQVYARPEIQRITALACNATTIVNDLYSFTKELAGDPTHLNLPQAIAANERCGLKAAYLKAVEIHNEVMAAFEEESAALAATSPLVERYARGLAAWVAGNHEWHATNTHRYHLPNYW, from the coding sequence CTGCGCGCCACCCGCAGGGGCGGCCCGATCCCCGGCCTGCACCACCGGCCCGCCGTGCCCGCCGAACCCGGCAAGGTCGCCGAGGTCGACCGCAGGCTGGAGGCCTGGGCGCACGAGCACGACCTGTTCCCCGCGGCCTGGAAGGGCGACTTCGCGGGCTTCCAGTTCGGCCGGGCCGTGGTGCTCCAGCACCCGGGCGCCGTCGACGTGGAGCGCCTCACGGCCGCGGGCAAGCTGCTGCTCGCCGAGAACCTCGTCGACAGCTGCTACTGCGAGGCGGAGGAGGGCAGGGGCGGCACGCCGCGCGGCCTCGGCGGCCGCCTCGTCCTCGCCCAGGCGGCCATCGACCCGTTCCACGGCGCCCCCGAGGTGGAGGCGCAGTGGCGCCGCGGGATCCAGGCCGACGGGCCGCTCCGCTCGTACCACCAGGCCATGAAGGACTTCGCGGCCTTCGCCACGCCCAGCCAGAGCGACCGGTTCGTGCACGACATCGCCCGGTTGCACCTCGGCTACCTCGGCGAGGCCGCCTGGGCCGAGACCCGGTACGTGCCCAAGGTGTGGGAGTACCTGGTGATGCGGCAGTTCAACAACTTCCGCCCCTGCCTGTCGATCGTCGACGCCGTGGACGGCTACGAACTGCCCGAACAGGTCTACGCCCGACCGGAGATCCAGCGGATCACCGCGCTCGCCTGCAACGCCACGACCATCGTCAACGACCTGTACTCCTTCACCAAGGAGCTGGCCGGCGACCCCACCCACCTGAATCTGCCGCAGGCCATCGCCGCCAACGAACGCTGCGGCCTCAAAGCGGCGTACCTGAAGGCCGTGGAGATCCACAACGAGGTGATGGCGGCCTTCGAGGAGGAGTCCGCGGCCCTCGCGGCCACCTCACCGCTCGTCGAGCGCTACGCCAGGGGCCTCGCCGCCTGGGTGGCGGGCAACCACGAGTGGCACGCCACCAACACCCACCGCTACCACCTGCCCAACTACTGGTGA
- a CDS encoding DUF1048 domain-containing protein, protein MGIQDIIEGKKEWRAHKARVKALPPDYQIVYKEMQKYFFKVGPVDLPDGPLLPGIVDFFEGGVASGKGVLELIGDDVAAFCDDLIKGTRTNADVFQESVDKKLKTQLGKGDK, encoded by the coding sequence GTGGGAATCCAGGACATCATCGAGGGCAAGAAGGAGTGGCGGGCGCACAAGGCTCGGGTCAAGGCGCTCCCACCGGACTACCAGATCGTCTACAAGGAGATGCAGAAGTACTTCTTCAAGGTCGGACCGGTCGACCTGCCCGACGGGCCCCTGCTCCCGGGGATCGTCGACTTCTTCGAGGGCGGTGTCGCGTCCGGCAAGGGAGTCCTGGAACTCATCGGCGACGACGTCGCCGCCTTCTGCGACGACCTGATCAAGGGAACGCGCACCAACGCGGACGTCTTTCAGGAGTCCGTCGACAAGAAGCTCAAGACGCAGCTCGGCAAGGGCGACAAGTAG
- a CDS encoding family 2B encapsulin nanocompartment shell protein produces MTTSESAAGPSTEEGDETAEAQRTSLSTLAARQLATTTKSEPQMQAITSRWLLKMLPWTDVRGGTYRVNRRLQLKVGRGRVQFEQNGADDIKVIPETLTELPVLRGYSDTGVLRKIASRLRVRQVRVGEVLFDAGQPVTEAYLVVHGRFTRYATGKFGEEEVIGVVTDGDQMGDEAVGRPDPLWLSSVRAETPGVVLVLPWDSLQQIVEGSPSLAAHLDAYAQRQTKPMNRKGEAEVPVQAGHVGEPTLSGGYVDYELAPREYELSLTQTVLRIHTRVADLYNNPMDQTEQQLRLTIEEIRERQEWELVNNREFGLLHSVDYGQRISTYTGPPTPDDLDELLAMRRKTKLFLAHPKAIAAFFRQCNKRGLVPGTATVDGHEVPAWRGVPLFPCGKIPISEEHTTSIIALRTGEADQGVVGLHQTGIPEEYQPSLNVRFMGINEAAIMRYLVTAYYSLAILVPDAAGILENVQIGRSTE; encoded by the coding sequence GTGACCACGTCCGAAAGCGCTGCCGGACCCAGCACCGAAGAAGGCGACGAGACCGCCGAGGCACAGCGGACCAGCCTCAGTACCCTCGCGGCGCGCCAGCTTGCCACGACCACCAAGTCCGAACCGCAGATGCAGGCCATCACCTCGCGATGGCTCCTGAAGATGCTGCCGTGGACGGACGTCAGGGGCGGCACCTACCGGGTCAACCGGCGCCTCCAGCTCAAGGTCGGCCGAGGGCGGGTGCAGTTCGAGCAGAACGGCGCCGACGACATCAAGGTCATCCCCGAGACTCTCACCGAACTGCCCGTCCTGCGCGGCTACTCCGACACCGGCGTCCTCAGGAAGATCGCCTCCCGCCTGCGGGTGCGGCAGGTGCGCGTGGGCGAGGTGCTCTTCGACGCCGGCCAGCCCGTCACCGAGGCCTACCTCGTCGTGCACGGCCGCTTCACCCGCTACGCCACCGGCAAGTTCGGCGAGGAAGAGGTCATCGGCGTCGTCACCGACGGCGACCAGATGGGCGACGAGGCCGTGGGCAGGCCCGACCCGCTCTGGCTCAGCTCGGTGCGGGCCGAGACGCCCGGCGTCGTCCTCGTGCTGCCCTGGGACTCCCTGCAGCAGATCGTGGAGGGCTCCCCCTCCCTCGCTGCGCACCTCGACGCCTACGCGCAGCGGCAGACCAAGCCCATGAACCGCAAGGGCGAGGCCGAAGTCCCCGTGCAAGCGGGACACGTCGGGGAGCCCACCCTCTCCGGCGGCTACGTCGACTACGAACTCGCCCCGCGCGAGTACGAACTGTCACTCACCCAGACGGTGTTGCGCATCCACACCCGCGTCGCCGACCTCTACAACAACCCGATGGACCAGACCGAGCAGCAGCTGCGCCTGACCATCGAGGAGATCCGCGAACGCCAGGAGTGGGAGCTGGTCAACAACCGCGAGTTCGGGCTGCTCCACAGCGTCGACTACGGCCAGCGCATCAGCACCTACACCGGCCCGCCCACCCCCGACGACCTCGACGAACTCCTCGCCATGCGCCGCAAGACCAAGCTGTTCCTGGCCCACCCCAAGGCGATCGCGGCGTTCTTCCGGCAGTGCAACAAGCGTGGCCTCGTGCCGGGCACGGCCACGGTCGACGGCCACGAGGTGCCCGCGTGGCGGGGCGTGCCGCTGTTCCCCTGCGGCAAGATCCCGATCAGCGAGGAGCACACCACCAGCATCATCGCGCTGCGCACCGGGGAGGCCGACCAGGGCGTCGTCGGCCTGCACCAGACGGGCATCCCCGAGGAGTACCAGCCGAGCCTCAACGTCCGGTTCATGGGCATCAACGAGGCCGCGATCATGCGGTATCTGGTCACCGCCTACTACTCGCTCGCCATCCTCGTCCCGGACGCCGCCGGGATCCTGGAGAACGTGCAGATCGGTCGGAGTACGGAGTGA
- a CDS encoding saccharopine dehydrogenase family protein: MGEGQRVLVFGAYGHTGRFVVARLRDRGFVPVLSGRDADKLRDLAAAHEGVEARPATVDDADALDGALADTAAVINCAGPFATTAAPLIEAALRAGIPYVDVAAEIEANADTFTRYADRARAEGAVIVPAMAFYGGLGDLLATAALGDWTAADEVHIAYGLSSWHPTAGTRTAGAVSRERRDGRRVLCTNGRLEYRDDEAPTLKWDFPHPMGTRAVVGEFTMADAVTITSHLPVPEVRGYMTVEAVRDLAAPDTPAPAPVDESGRSAQTFLLDVVVRSGGEERRAVARGQDIYAVSAPLAVEAVDRVLSGRTRTTGVASAGALFDAEDFLRALAPHVSFELFP, encoded by the coding sequence ATGGGTGAGGGACAGCGAGTGCTGGTGTTCGGCGCGTACGGGCACACCGGGCGGTTCGTGGTGGCACGGCTGAGGGACCGCGGGTTCGTGCCGGTCCTGTCGGGACGCGACGCGGACAAGCTGCGCGACCTGGCCGCGGCGCACGAGGGCGTCGAGGCCCGCCCGGCGACGGTCGACGACGCGGACGCGCTGGACGGCGCGCTGGCGGACACGGCCGCCGTGATCAACTGCGCCGGGCCCTTCGCCACGACGGCCGCCCCGCTCATCGAGGCGGCGCTCCGCGCGGGCATCCCGTACGTGGACGTGGCGGCCGAGATCGAGGCCAACGCCGACACGTTCACGCGGTACGCGGACCGGGCCCGCGCCGAGGGAGCGGTGATCGTACCCGCCATGGCCTTCTACGGAGGCCTCGGCGACCTGCTGGCGACCGCCGCGCTCGGCGACTGGACGGCGGCCGACGAGGTGCACATCGCGTACGGCCTGAGCAGCTGGCACCCGACCGCCGGGACGCGCACTGCGGGCGCGGTCTCCCGGGAGCGCCGCGACGGCCGCCGCGTCCTCTGCACGAACGGGCGCCTGGAGTACCGCGACGACGAGGCGCCCACCCTGAAGTGGGATTTCCCGCACCCGATGGGCACCCGGGCCGTCGTCGGTGAGTTCACGATGGCCGACGCTGTCACCATCACCAGCCACCTGCCCGTGCCCGAAGTGCGCGGCTACATGACGGTCGAGGCCGTCCGGGACCTCGCCGCCCCGGACACACCGGCGCCCGCCCCGGTAGACGAGAGCGGGCGCTCCGCGCAGACCTTCCTCCTCGACGTCGTCGTGCGTTCCGGCGGCGAGGAACGCCGCGCCGTGGCTCGGGGCCAGGACATCTACGCCGTCAGCGCGCCCCTTGCCGTGGAGGCGGTCGACCGCGTCCTGAGCGGGCGGACCAGGACGACCGGGGTCGCATCGGCGGGCGCCCTCTTCGACGCGGAGGACTTCCTGCGCGCGCTGGCCCCGCACGTCTCCTTCGAGCTGTTCCCGTAG
- a CDS encoding helix-turn-helix domain-containing protein: MGTVALAVTDGMMPFELSVAYEVFGSAPPSVRGPWYDLAVCGSGAVRVGRFSLEPDEGLDRVRGADTVIVPAWADVDVAPPDELVDTVRAAHEAGARVASLCTGAFVLAAAGLLDHKRATTHWAHTDVLAERYPQVEVDADVLYVDSGSVLTSAGKAAALDLCLHLVRLDHGSSTANAVARRLVVPPHRDGGQAQFVATPVPAEAHHPLAALFAWAVERLDKPLTVEDLARRAGMSSRQLTRQFRSATGTTPLQWLLTQRIRRAQELLETTGDSVDAVAEATGMGTATTLRRHFNRTVGVPPDTYRRTFRARSGTGRGALPQG, from the coding sequence ATGGGCACTGTCGCGCTGGCCGTCACCGACGGAATGATGCCGTTCGAACTGTCCGTGGCGTACGAGGTGTTCGGCTCCGCTCCGCCGAGCGTGCGGGGGCCGTGGTACGACCTCGCGGTGTGCGGTTCGGGCGCGGTGCGGGTCGGCCGGTTCTCGCTGGAGCCGGACGAGGGCCTCGACCGGGTCCGGGGCGCCGACACCGTGATCGTCCCGGCCTGGGCGGACGTCGACGTCGCCCCGCCGGACGAGCTGGTCGACACGGTGCGCGCGGCCCATGAGGCGGGCGCGCGCGTGGCCTCCCTGTGCACGGGCGCGTTCGTGCTGGCCGCCGCCGGGCTCCTGGACCACAAGCGCGCGACGACGCACTGGGCGCACACCGATGTGCTCGCCGAGCGCTACCCGCAGGTGGAGGTCGACGCGGACGTCCTCTACGTGGACAGCGGGAGCGTGCTCACGTCCGCGGGCAAGGCCGCCGCGCTCGATCTGTGTCTGCACCTGGTCCGCCTCGACCACGGTTCGTCGACGGCCAACGCCGTCGCCCGCCGCCTGGTCGTCCCGCCCCACCGGGACGGCGGCCAGGCCCAGTTCGTCGCCACGCCGGTGCCCGCCGAGGCCCACCACCCCCTCGCCGCGCTCTTCGCGTGGGCGGTCGAGCGGCTCGACAAGCCGCTGACCGTGGAGGACCTGGCGCGCCGGGCGGGGATGAGCTCGCGCCAGCTGACCCGTCAGTTCCGGTCGGCGACCGGCACCACGCCGCTGCAGTGGCTCCTGACCCAACGGATCCGCCGCGCCCAGGAGTTGCTGGAGACGACCGGCGACAGCGTCGACGCCGTCGCCGAGGCGACCGGCATGGGTACGGCGACGACGCTGCGCCGCCACTTCAACCGGACGGTCGGTGTGCCGCCGGACACGTACCGCCGTACGTTCCGCGCGCGGTCCGGCACCGGTCGCGGCGCCCTGCCTCAGGGCTGA
- a CDS encoding L-threonylcarbamoyladenylate synthase, with protein MAKYFDVHPENPQRRTISTVADSIRSGALIAYPTDSCYALGCQLGDRAGIGRIRSIRNLDDRHHFTLVCQTFAQLGEFVHIDNDVFRAIKAATPGSYTFILPATKEVPRQLLHPKKKTVGVRIPDHVVTQALLAELGEPLLSSTLLLPGEEAAMTQGWEIKERLDHVVDAVLDSGDCGTEPTTVIDFSGGDIEIVRRGAGDTTRFE; from the coding sequence ATGGCCAAGTACTTCGACGTGCACCCCGAGAACCCGCAGCGGCGCACCATCTCCACGGTGGCGGACAGCATCCGGTCCGGCGCTCTCATCGCGTACCCGACGGACTCCTGCTACGCGCTGGGATGTCAGTTGGGCGACCGGGCCGGCATCGGCCGGATCCGTTCGATCCGGAACCTCGACGACCGTCACCACTTCACCCTGGTGTGCCAGACCTTCGCGCAGCTCGGTGAGTTCGTGCACATCGACAACGACGTGTTCCGCGCGATCAAGGCGGCGACGCCCGGCAGTTACACCTTCATCCTGCCCGCGACGAAGGAGGTGCCGCGCCAGCTCCTGCACCCGAAGAAGAAGACCGTCGGCGTCCGCATCCCCGACCACGTCGTCACCCAGGCGCTCCTCGCCGAGCTGGGCGAGCCGCTGCTCTCCAGCACCCTGCTGCTGCCCGGCGAGGAAGCGGCGATGACGCAGGGCTGGGAGATCAAGGAGCGCCTCGACCACGTGGTGGACGCCGTCCTGGACTCCGGGGACTGCGGCACGGAGCCGACGACGGTCATCGACTTCTCCGGCGGCGACATCGAGATCGTGCGCCGCGGCGCCGGGGACACCACGCGCTTCGAGTAG
- a CDS encoding DUF1048 domain-containing protein yields the protein MTFWETVTGSDLTREYKAFEVRAKALPADYREAWEQIKLHLTPYGDFTGRNLMPILDGALGLLEETAGEGQSVHEVLGADIKGFCAALAGGEESRDFRDRWRRQLNRNVARKLGQLGG from the coding sequence ATGACTTTCTGGGAAACCGTGACCGGAAGCGACCTCACGAGGGAGTACAAGGCCTTCGAGGTCCGGGCCAAGGCGTTGCCGGCCGACTATCGGGAGGCGTGGGAACAGATCAAACTCCACCTCACCCCCTATGGGGACTTCACGGGGCGCAACCTGATGCCGATCCTCGACGGCGCCCTGGGGCTGCTCGAGGAAACGGCGGGGGAGGGGCAGAGCGTTCACGAGGTCCTCGGTGCCGACATCAAGGGTTTCTGCGCGGCGCTCGCCGGCGGCGAGGAGTCCCGGGACTTCCGGGACCGGTGGCGCAGGCAGCTGAACAGGAACGTCGCAAGGAAATTGGGCCAGTTGGGAGGCTGA
- a CDS encoding geranyl diphosphate 2-C-methyltransferase, producing MTIADARPTAAPVPAQSTYQNRVADYWNAEENPVNLELGRIDDLYHHHYGIGEADTTVLDVSDPAERQERITAELHRLEQAQADLLASHLGPLTPADRVFDAGCGRGGGSVVAHLRYDCYADGVTLSEKQAHFAGEQARKRHIDDKVRYHHLNMLDTGFPTGAFAASWNNESTMYVELELLFAEHARLLRRGGRYVTITGCYNDTYGQASREVSLINAHYICDIHPRSEYFRAMARNRLVPVHVEDLTAAAMPYWELRQQADHLVTGIEETFLNAYRNGSFQYLLIVADRV from the coding sequence TTGACCATTGCCGACGCCCGGCCCACCGCCGCACCGGTGCCCGCCCAGTCGACCTACCAGAACCGTGTCGCGGACTACTGGAACGCCGAGGAGAACCCGGTCAATCTCGAACTCGGGAGGATCGACGACCTCTACCACCACCACTACGGCATCGGGGAGGCCGACACGACCGTCCTCGATGTGAGCGACCCCGCCGAGCGGCAGGAGCGGATCACCGCCGAACTGCACCGCCTCGAACAGGCCCAGGCCGACCTGCTCGCCTCCCACCTCGGCCCCCTCACCCCCGCGGACCGGGTCTTCGACGCGGGCTGCGGGCGCGGGGGCGGCTCCGTCGTGGCCCATCTGCGCTACGACTGCTACGCCGACGGCGTCACGCTCTCGGAGAAGCAGGCCCACTTCGCGGGCGAGCAGGCCCGCAAGCGCCACATCGACGACAAGGTTCGCTACCACCACCTGAACATGCTCGACACCGGCTTCCCGACCGGTGCGTTCGCCGCGTCGTGGAACAACGAGTCCACGATGTACGTCGAGTTGGAGCTCCTGTTCGCCGAACACGCCAGGCTGCTGCGCCGCGGCGGCCGCTATGTGACGATCACCGGCTGCTACAACGACACCTACGGGCAGGCGTCCCGCGAGGTGTCCCTCATCAACGCCCACTACATCTGCGACATCCACCCGCGCTCGGAGTACTTCCGCGCGATGGCGCGCAATCGTCTCGTACCGGTGCACGTCGAGGACCTGACGGCGGCCGCCATGCCCTATTGGGAGCTGCGGCAGCAGGCCGACCACCTGGTGACGGGAATCGAAGAAACGTTCCTGAACGCCTACCGCAACGGCAGCTTCCAGTATCTGCTGATCGTCGCCGACCGCGTGTGA